In one Magnetospirillum sp. genomic region, the following are encoded:
- a CDS encoding GDSL-type esterase/lipase family protein: MTADLAKYLRLLGVLALGDRALLRPGGPGAVARLFGLKAPRYVPHPYMLYTLNRSWVSADGRTRHNALGFRGAEIAAEKPPGSLRVVCMGESSTYCTGIVDDRDTYPARLQEALGAALPDRAIEVVNAGIGGYTTAENVFRCLFDVVPLQPDLVVYYYTHNDVHARRLPHLSRDYREFSRSWFEPHGAGGFVAALRRRAVLALGDIGELVRRTESHGGRRPSANVANNPPDAFAANMAALAALARDAGARLLFVNPNYRDLERNDAADPALPPATNLAFRAVWEHRRILENLAKRLGEGLVDLRGQILYPETRDGFPTADYLDPVHFAPAGAARAAKIVAQAILAQNLLRLSSPERGT, translated from the coding sequence ATGACGGCGGATCTTGCGAAATATCTGCGCCTGCTGGGCGTGCTGGCGCTGGGCGATCGCGCATTGCTGCGGCCCGGCGGACCCGGTGCGGTGGCGCGGCTGTTTGGCCTCAAAGCGCCGCGTTATGTGCCGCATCCGTACATGCTTTACACGCTCAACCGCAGCTGGGTGTCGGCCGACGGGCGCACGCGCCACAACGCGCTTGGCTTTCGCGGTGCGGAAATCGCAGCGGAAAAACCGCCCGGCAGCCTGCGCGTCGTGTGCATGGGCGAATCCTCGACCTACTGCACCGGCATTGTGGACGACCGCGACACCTATCCCGCCCGCCTGCAAGAAGCGCTTGGCGCCGCCTTGCCGGATCGCGCCATCGAGGTGGTCAATGCGGGCATCGGCGGCTACACCACGGCCGAGAACGTTTTTCGCTGCCTGTTCGACGTGGTGCCGCTGCAGCCCGACCTTGTCGTCTACTACTACACGCACAACGACGTGCATGCGCGCCGTCTGCCGCATCTGTCGCGCGACTATCGCGAGTTCTCGCGGTCGTGGTTCGAGCCGCACGGGGCGGGCGGGTTCGTCGCGGCGCTGCGGCGGCGCGCGGTCTTGGCGCTGGGCGACATCGGCGAACTCGTGCGCCGCACCGAATCCCATGGCGGCCGCCGGCCTTCGGCCAATGTCGCCAACAATCCGCCCGACGCGTTCGCTGCGAATATGGCGGCCCTCGCGGCCCTCGCGCGCGACGCAGGCGCTCGGCTGCTGTTCGTGAACCCGAACTATCGCGATCTCGAGCGCAACGACGCCGCCGACCCGGCGCTGCCGCCGGCCACCAACCTCGCTTTCCGCGCGGTCTGGGAGCATCGGCGGATTTTGGAAAATCTCGCCAAGCGCCTGGGCGAGGGCCTGGTCGATTTGCGCGGCCAGATCCTGTATCCCGAGACGCGCGACGGGTTCCCGACGGCCGACTATCTCGATCCGGTCCATTTTGCCCCGGCGGGTGCTGCGCGCGCCGCGAAGATCGTGGCGCAGGCAATTTTGGCGCAAAATCTGCTCAGGCTTTCGTCCCCGGAAAGAGGAACCTGA
- a CDS encoding sensor histidine kinase, with the protein MNKAGSIQRRLAAAALLWLCAALVGAGFGLVEIFRGQAASILESHLIDDMDHVVAAIEAVPDGTVRLSRALPDSLYDRPYSGRYWQIEVAGRPMLRSRSLWDFTLPNPPDELKPGEIHRHRLAGPDGQTLIAVERSVGLEGLERPVRLVVASDENELAQALASFRTALAFSLAALGAGLALAVVLQIHFGLAPLRRLRAAVLELKRGREAALDEVWPREVAPLVADLKDVIARNRNLVERARAEADNLAHALKTPLAVLRNEADGGAPPSAEIVRVQSAAMQGHIERHLARARAGAASAQSGLQTDARTVVLRLADALGRVHRDRTIRTLLRGADLTFAGSPDDLSDIVGNVLDNALKWAKRDVRLSLTRSGPQLQCVVEDDGPGIAPEARAEVLRRGARLDEAMPGTGFGLAITDELVAFYKGSVALETSELGGLKVVLRLPAPA; encoded by the coding sequence GTGAACAAGGCGGGGTCGATCCAGCGCCGTCTTGCCGCCGCCGCACTGCTGTGGCTGTGCGCAGCGCTCGTCGGGGCGGGTTTCGGCCTCGTCGAGATCTTTCGTGGGCAGGCAGCGTCGATCCTCGAGTCGCACCTGATCGACGACATGGACCATGTCGTCGCAGCGATCGAGGCCGTGCCCGACGGCACGGTTCGTCTCTCGCGTGCACTGCCTGACAGCCTCTACGACCGTCCCTATTCCGGACGCTATTGGCAGATCGAGGTTGCCGGTCGGCCGATGCTGCGGTCCCGTTCTTTGTGGGATTTCACGTTGCCGAATCCACCGGACGAACTGAAGCCTGGGGAAATCCACCGCCATCGTCTTGCGGGACCCGACGGCCAGACGCTGATTGCGGTCGAGCGCAGCGTCGGCTTGGAAGGCCTCGAGCGGCCGGTGCGGCTTGTGGTCGCTTCGGACGAAAATGAACTGGCGCAAGCGCTTGCCTCTTTCCGGACGGCGCTGGCGTTTTCGCTCGCAGCCCTTGGCGCAGGGCTGGCACTGGCGGTCGTGTTGCAGATCCATTTCGGCCTCGCGCCGCTGCGGCGGCTGCGGGCGGCGGTTTTGGAATTGAAACGCGGACGCGAAGCTGCACTCGACGAGGTCTGGCCGCGCGAAGTCGCACCGCTCGTGGCCGACCTCAAAGATGTGATTGCGCGCAATCGCAATCTGGTCGAACGCGCACGCGCGGAAGCCGACAATCTTGCGCATGCGTTGAAGACGCCTCTGGCAGTGCTGCGCAACGAAGCCGACGGCGGCGCGCCGCCCTCGGCCGAAATCGTGCGCGTCCAAAGTGCCGCGATGCAGGGCCATATCGAACGCCATCTTGCGCGCGCGCGCGCGGGTGCGGCGAGCGCGCAAAGCGGCCTGCAGACCGATGCGCGTACGGTCGTTCTGCGCCTGGCGGATGCGCTGGGCCGCGTGCATCGCGACCGGACGATTCGCACGTTGCTTCGCGGTGCCGATTTGACTTTCGCCGGAAGTCCCGACGACCTGTCCGACATCGTCGGCAACGTGCTCGACAACGCGCTCAAATGGGCGAAGCGCGATGTTCGACTGTCGTTGACGCGCAGCGGTCCGCAGCTGCAATGCGTCGTCGAAGACGACGGGCCGGGCATTGCGCCCGAAGCGCGCGCCGAGGTCTTGCGGCGTGGTGCACGGCTCGACGAAGCGATGCCCGGTACCGGCTTCGGCCTGGCGATCACCGACGAGCTCGTTGCTTTCTACAAGGGCAGCGTGGCGCTTGAAACTTCGGAATTGGGCGGGCTAAAGGTCGTGCTTCGGCTGCCTGCGCCGGCTTGA
- the trxA gene encoding thioredoxin — MDQLIGAAKANAAGGDIVVDSTDEAFEKDVIAASAKTPVIVDFWAPWCGPCKQLGPAIEKVVREAKGAVKLVKINIDEHPYFAQQLRVQSIPAVFAFKAGRPVDAFLGALPEGDIRKFVKKLMGDKGPSPIEQALEQAKEAFDAGGAATAAALYAQILQHEPGNAKAVAGLVKCQIAAGDLDAAAAMLADLPPELAKDAEIAAAKTALDVARQGEKAGDVAPLRAKLEANPADHETRVALALALFAGGAAEEAIDQMLDLYKRDRNWNDGAARAQLVKFFEALGNTHPATIQGRRRLSSLMFA, encoded by the coding sequence ATGGACCAACTGATCGGGGCCGCCAAGGCCAATGCGGCCGGCGGCGACATCGTCGTCGACTCGACCGACGAGGCCTTCGAAAAGGACGTGATCGCCGCGTCGGCCAAAACGCCGGTCATCGTCGATTTCTGGGCGCCGTGGTGCGGGCCGTGCAAACAATTGGGCCCGGCCATCGAGAAGGTCGTGCGCGAGGCCAAGGGGGCCGTCAAGCTCGTCAAAATCAATATCGACGAGCATCCCTATTTCGCGCAGCAGCTGCGCGTGCAGTCGATCCCGGCGGTGTTCGCCTTCAAGGCGGGCCGCCCCGTCGATGCGTTTTTGGGCGCTTTGCCCGAAGGCGACATCCGCAAATTCGTGAAGAAGCTTATGGGCGACAAGGGTCCGTCGCCGATCGAGCAAGCGCTCGAGCAGGCCAAAGAAGCGTTCGACGCGGGCGGCGCGGCTACGGCCGCCGCCCTCTATGCGCAGATCCTGCAGCACGAACCCGGCAACGCCAAAGCCGTTGCGGGGCTCGTGAAGTGCCAGATCGCCGCGGGCGATCTCGACGCAGCAGCCGCGATGCTGGCCGATCTGCCGCCCGAGCTTGCCAAAGACGCCGAAATCGCCGCCGCGAAAACGGCTCTCGATGTGGCGCGCCAAGGCGAAAAGGCCGGCGACGTGGCCCCGTTGCGCGCCAAGCTCGAGGCGAACCCCGCCGACCACGAAACACGTGTGGCCTTGGCGCTGGCGCTGTTCGCAGGCGGTGCGGCCGAAGAGGCGATCGACCAGATGCTCGATCTCTACAAGCGCGACCGCAACTGGAACGACGGGGCCGCACGCGCCCAGCTCGTCAAATTTTTCGAGGCGCTTGGCAACACCCATCCGGCGACGATCCAGGGGCGCCGTCGCCTCTCGTCGCTGATGTTCGCTTGA
- a CDS encoding Trm112 family protein, giving the protein MPGTNAVDPKLLEILVCPVTKGTLRYDADAGELVSEAAGLAYPIRDGIPIMLVDEARRIDSARGSPL; this is encoded by the coding sequence ATGCCCGGCACCAATGCGGTCGATCCCAAACTGCTCGAAATCCTCGTCTGCCCCGTGACCAAGGGCACGCTGCGCTACGATGCGGATGCGGGCGAGCTTGTCAGCGAAGCGGCGGGGCTTGCCTATCCGATCCGCGACGGCATTCCGATCATGCTCGTGGACGAAGCGCGCCGCATCGATTCGGCACGCGGCAGCCCGTTGTAG
- a CDS encoding radical SAM protein: MALPLHAPLPDFAPKILPTMLDQFHRSITLVIPPSSFLLDERVFVSLGVLKVAAALERKGIHVNLLDLSGIANYLDALETYARKTQDTVFGITATTPQLPAVALIAQRLRAVRDDLRLVLGGPHVTLTYAAVKLENKFGRTSFGRATKAAKQLEDIFDVMVAGDGELAVFSAITLAQPPKVVDGDDMKGGFFMNDEIYTRTPEPARHLVDLKSYKYTVESFPATSLIAQLGCPFNCGFCGGRNSKSLRVIRTRPTKAIVDEVERLYLDYGYTGYMFYDDELNVNKSMVELMNALTDLQMKHGVEFRLRGFVKSELFTDAQAEAMYRAGFRWLLCGFEAANPRILENIEKRASLDDNTRAVEIAKRHNLKIKALMSVGHPGESAQSIQDIEDWLIKMQVDDFDCTVITTYPGTPYYDLAVPHESQKGVWTFTQSKHGDRLHSYEVDFMTTPEYYKGDPNGGYRAFVFTDHLSSEEIVAQRNKLETRVRDVLNIPFNPGRAAMRFEHSMGQGLPDFILRNTAAQGQAVE, encoded by the coding sequence ATGGCCTTGCCGCTGCACGCACCCCTCCCGGATTTTGCGCCCAAAATCCTCCCGACGATGCTCGACCAGTTCCACCGGTCGATCACGCTGGTGATCCCGCCCTCGTCGTTCCTTTTGGACGAGCGCGTGTTCGTGAGCTTGGGCGTGCTGAAGGTCGCGGCGGCCCTTGAGCGCAAGGGCATCCATGTGAACCTGCTCGACCTGTCGGGCATCGCCAATTATCTCGACGCGCTCGAGACCTACGCGCGCAAGACGCAAGACACCGTGTTCGGCATCACCGCGACCACGCCGCAATTGCCGGCCGTGGCGTTGATCGCCCAGCGCCTGCGCGCCGTGCGCGACGATCTGCGTCTGGTGCTGGGCGGCCCGCACGTGACGCTGACCTATGCGGCCGTGAAGCTCGAAAACAAGTTCGGGCGCACCTCGTTCGGCCGTGCGACCAAAGCCGCCAAGCAGCTCGAAGACATTTTCGACGTGATGGTGGCGGGCGACGGCGAGCTTGCCGTGTTCAGCGCGATTACGCTCGCCCAGCCCCCCAAGGTCGTCGATGGCGACGACATGAAGGGCGGCTTCTTCATGAACGACGAGATCTACACGCGCACGCCGGAGCCGGCACGCCATCTCGTCGATTTGAAGAGCTACAAATACACGGTCGAATCCTTCCCGGCCACGAGCCTCATCGCCCAGCTCGGCTGCCCGTTCAATTGCGGCTTCTGCGGCGGGCGCAACTCCAAGAGCCTGCGCGTGATCCGCACGCGCCCGACCAAGGCGATCGTCGACGAGGTCGAGCGTCTCTATCTCGACTACGGCTACACCGGCTACATGTTCTACGACGACGAATTGAACGTGAACAAGTCGATGGTCGAGCTCATGAACGCGCTCACCGACTTGCAGATGAAGCACGGCGTGGAGTTCCGCCTGCGCGGCTTCGTGAAGTCGGAACTGTTCACCGACGCGCAGGCCGAAGCCATGTACCGGGCGGGCTTCCGCTGGCTGCTGTGCGGCTTCGAAGCCGCCAACCCGCGCATCCTCGAAAACATCGAGAAGCGCGCCTCGCTCGACGACAACACGCGCGCGGTCGAGATCGCCAAGCGCCACAATCTCAAGATCAAGGCGCTGATGTCGGTCGGCCATCCGGGCGAATCCGCCCAGTCGATCCAGGACATCGAAGATTGGCTCATCAAGATGCAGGTCGATGATTTCGACTGCACGGTCATCACCACCTATCCCGGCACGCCCTACTACGATCTCGCGGTGCCGCACGAGAGCCAGAAGGGTGTGTGGACCTTCACGCAGAGCAAGCACGGCGACCGGCTGCATTCCTACGAGGTCGACTTCATGACGACGCCCGAATACTACAAGGGCGATCCGAACGGCGGCTACCGCGCCTTCGTGTTCACCGACCATCTGTCTTCGGAAGAAATCGTCGCCCAGCGCAACAAGCTCGAGACGCGCGTGCGCGACGTGCTGAACATCCCGTTCAATCCGGGCCGTGCGGCGATGCGCTTCGAGCATTCGATGGGTCAGGGCCTGCCCGACTTCATCCTGCGCAACACGGCGGCCCAGGGCCAAGCCGTCGAGTAA
- a CDS encoding DUF971 domain-containing protein, with product MSFSVQHRPLEIRLKKADKRLEIDYDDGKRFSLPAELLRVESPSAEVMGHGPGQKQIVAGRAEVGILGLEQVGNYAIRIKFDDLHDTGIFSWDYLYELGTNQERLYVEYLAALAAKGLSRNPRAKKAT from the coding sequence TTGAGTTTTTCGGTCCAACATCGCCCGCTCGAAATTCGGCTCAAGAAAGCCGACAAGCGCCTCGAGATCGACTACGACGACGGCAAGCGCTTTTCGCTGCCCGCCGAATTGCTGCGCGTGGAAAGCCCGTCGGCCGAAGTGATGGGCCACGGGCCGGGCCAGAAGCAGATCGTGGCGGGCCGGGCGGAAGTGGGCATTCTCGGACTCGAGCAGGTCGGCAACTACGCGATCCGCATCAAGTTCGACGATCTGCACGACACCGGCATTTTCTCGTGGGACTATCTCTACGAGCTCGGCACGAACCAAGAGCGGCTCTATGTCGAATATCTCGCGGCCCTTGCTGCCAAGGGCCTCAGCCGCAATCCGCGCGCGAAGAAAGCGACGTAA
- a CDS encoding LON peptidase substrate-binding domain-containing protein, which yields MAVTLARTGLGDMPATLPIFPLSGVLLLPRGRLPLNVFEPRYLAMVEDALASHDKLIGIIQPTEKEPSGRPQALYPIGCAGRLVSWSETDDGRYLIQLAGIARFELGDEIATMRGYRRVRPDFSRFEADFREPERGGFDRKRLLAGLKAYFAAEGLEGDWDSISQAPDERIVSTLAMLCPFTAEEKQSLLECTTLAERAKAMTGFCEARAAAAASGSSDPSGGKPPGSKLH from the coding sequence GTGGCCGTGACCCTCGCCCGCACCGGTCTTGGCGACATGCCGGCCACATTGCCGATCTTTCCGCTGTCGGGCGTTCTGCTGCTGCCCCGCGGCCGCTTGCCGCTCAATGTTTTCGAACCGCGCTATTTGGCGATGGTCGAAGACGCGCTTGCAAGCCACGACAAGCTCATCGGCATCATCCAGCCGACCGAAAAAGAGCCGAGCGGCCGGCCGCAAGCGCTCTATCCGATCGGCTGTGCGGGCCGCCTCGTGAGCTGGTCGGAGACCGACGACGGCCGCTATCTGATCCAGCTTGCCGGCATTGCGCGCTTCGAACTCGGCGACGAGATCGCGACGATGCGCGGCTATCGGCGCGTCCGCCCGGATTTTTCGCGCTTCGAAGCCGATTTCCGCGAGCCCGAACGCGGCGGCTTCGACCGCAAGCGTTTGCTGGCGGGCCTCAAAGCCTATTTCGCGGCCGAGGGCCTCGAAGGCGATTGGGATTCGATCAGCCAAGCGCCCGACGAACGCATCGTCAGCACGCTCGCGATGCTGTGCCCGTTTACGGCCGAGGAAAAACAAAGCCTGCTCGAATGCACGACTTTGGCCGAGCGCGCCAAGGCGATGACGGGCTTCTGCGAAGCGCGTGCGGCAGCGGCGGCCTCGGGCTCAAGCGACCCGTCGGGCGGCAAGCCGCCCGGCAGCAAACTGCACTGA
- a CDS encoding lysylphosphatidylglycerol synthase transmembrane domain-containing protein, whose amino-acid sequence MKRLLSIFGTVLAIFAIAWWVGLDKIVEGYADLDWRWTGAVLALMAVNLVAVIFRLHRVLAHFGCAVPWAVTVRASVSGFVSSLFVFNLFGSILGRQLVLRRHNVPAPALVVASGYERFVMALVGLAAAAAGFVAVFGSHTVAEALARTPLVQAAIVVPLALALSFAMAGARHEAALLRKLLSGPALARFGSVAAISFGANLLVFAAYVAALDAVGVDLPFWQAMGAAAIVTFAASLPISVNGWGVREVAAIYAFGALGVSSHDAVAASVLVGLCATLVVLATAPLLARRAPEAVATVRAAVPENALPDFDRLAGLLLAHLTAFFLFFQIQASVAGGWISLNLADPLAVLALCLVLAQLAFTRRLPVALAKPFVYWLGALSLLFAFAFARGYFSFGFSSWAFGNRLVGWLVLLGYAACGALMVASFGGQGRRRLAESLIATAVVVIAVYSIERTLLSFGALNYFISTNFQGYSGNRNTFSFQLLVCICFALAYAGVRLRAGTSGLWCAILGVLLLGIWQAGSIAGLAATSMLLAFTLWRWPARRMLLVQAGAIALVLAFVWWAIPNWFSPPVARLLAENGAIFDPSEVLAGSSTAERWNTIRAGLAMWGDNFLVGGGLGAIVRLNLGASGAALVLHSTPVWILAELGLVGALVAASLPLWLAWRYRAMWAKSSAPPIVASLLLVAFFAVFSTVHDVAFQRIWWLVLGALAARVVLAQAKPVASPPAMGNPG is encoded by the coding sequence ATGAAGCGGCTTCTGTCGATCTTCGGAACGGTGCTGGCGATTTTCGCGATCGCCTGGTGGGTCGGGCTCGATAAGATCGTCGAAGGCTATGCCGATCTCGATTGGCGCTGGACCGGTGCCGTACTGGCGCTGATGGCCGTCAATCTCGTTGCGGTGATTTTCCGCCTGCATCGCGTGCTCGCACATTTCGGCTGCGCCGTTCCCTGGGCCGTCACAGTGCGCGCGAGCGTCTCGGGTTTTGTTTCGAGCTTGTTCGTGTTCAACCTATTCGGTTCGATCCTCGGCCGCCAATTGGTGTTGCGCCGCCATAATGTGCCGGCCCCGGCCCTTGTGGTCGCCTCGGGCTACGAGCGTTTCGTTATGGCGCTCGTGGGTTTGGCGGCGGCGGCGGCAGGATTCGTCGCCGTGTTCGGCAGCCACACGGTGGCCGAGGCGCTTGCGCGCACGCCACTCGTGCAGGCCGCAATCGTGGTGCCGCTCGCTTTGGCGTTGAGCTTCGCCATGGCGGGGGCGCGCCATGAAGCAGCCTTGTTGCGCAAGCTCCTGTCGGGTCCGGCCTTGGCGCGCTTCGGGAGCGTTGCGGCGATCAGCTTCGGCGCCAATCTGCTCGTGTTTGCGGCCTATGTGGCGGCCCTCGATGCAGTCGGCGTCGATCTGCCGTTCTGGCAGGCGATGGGGGCGGCCGCGATCGTGACCTTCGCCGCGAGTTTGCCGATCAGCGTCAATGGCTGGGGTGTGCGCGAAGTGGCGGCGATCTATGCGTTCGGCGCTTTGGGCGTGTCGTCGCACGATGCGGTTGCGGCCTCGGTGCTCGTGGGCTTGTGCGCGACACTCGTGGTGCTGGCGACGGCCCCGCTTCTGGCGCGCCGCGCGCCTGAGGCCGTTGCAACCGTGCGCGCGGCCGTGCCGGAAAATGCGCTGCCCGATTTCGATCGCCTCGCCGGGCTGCTGCTCGCACACCTCACCGCCTTCTTCCTGTTCTTCCAGATCCAGGCCTCGGTTGCGGGCGGCTGGATTTCGCTGAACCTCGCCGATCCGCTGGCGGTGCTCGCACTGTGCCTCGTGCTGGCGCAGCTCGCCTTCACGCGCCGCCTGCCGGTCGCCCTTGCCAAGCCGTTTGTCTATTGGCTCGGCGCTTTGAGCCTGCTGTTCGCCTTTGCGTTTGCGCGCGGCTATTTTTCGTTCGGCTTTTCGAGCTGGGCGTTCGGCAACCGGCTGGTCGGCTGGCTCGTGCTGCTGGGCTATGCCGCGTGCGGGGCTTTGATGGTCGCATCGTTCGGCGGGCAGGGGCGGCGACGCTTGGCCGAATCGCTGATCGCCACGGCCGTCGTCGTGATCGCGGTCTATTCGATCGAACGCACCTTGCTGAGTTTCGGGGCACTCAATTATTTCATCTCGACCAATTTCCAGGGCTATTCGGGCAACCGCAACACGTTCTCGTTCCAGCTGTTGGTGTGCATCTGCTTTGCCCTTGCCTATGCGGGCGTGCGCTTGCGCGCCGGCACATCCGGGCTGTGGTGCGCGATCCTGGGCGTGCTGCTGCTCGGCATATGGCAAGCGGGTTCGATCGCGGGGCTTGCGGCAACGTCGATGCTGCTGGCCTTTACGCTGTGGCGCTGGCCGGCGCGCCGCATGCTGCTGGTGCAGGCCGGTGCGATCGCGCTCGTGCTTGCCTTCGTGTGGTGGGCGATCCCCAATTGGTTTTCGCCGCCGGTCGCACGTCTGCTGGCCGAAAACGGCGCCATCTTCGATCCGAGCGAAGTTTTGGCGGGCTCGTCGACCGCCGAGCGCTGGAACACGATCCGCGCCGGGCTTGCGATGTGGGGCGACAATTTTCTTGTCGGCGGCGGCCTCGGCGCCATCGTGCGCCTCAATCTCGGCGCCTCGGGGGCGGCCTTGGTGCTGCATTCCACGCCGGTCTGGATCCTGGCCGAGCTCGGGCTCGTCGGCGCACTCGTTGCGGCAAGCCTGCCGCTGTGGCTTGCGTGGCGCTATCGTGCGATGTGGGCCAAAAGCAGTGCGCCGCCGATCGTCGCTTCTCTGCTGCTGGTCGCGTTTTTCGCGGTCTTCTCGACCGTGCACGACGTCGCCTTCCAGCGCATCTGGTGGCTCGTGCTGGGGGCTTTGGCGGCGCGGGTTGTTTTGGCGCAGGCAAAGCCTGTAGCCTCGCCCCCTGCGATGGGAAATCCCGGATGA